The Nitrososphaerales archaeon DNA window GACAGCGCGGAGGATATGGCAATCGAGGAGGATTCGGAAGAGGTTCTGGTTCCTTCAACAAGCCAGTCGAAGTTGGCAAGGAGTACAACGTAAGTATCTCTGACACCAGCAAGCGTGGTGAAGGCATCGCAAGGGTCGACGGATTTGTGGTCTTTGTCCCTGGCACGAAGCAAGGCCAGAACGTGAGGATAAGGGTCACACAAGTCTCGGAGCGGTTTGCGTCTGGACAGGTCGTACAGAGTTCAGAGGCCACAGCGGCACCAGCCTCTGAATCGACAGGAAAGACCACGAGTTAATCGGTCGTAAGGTCTCTCGCACGAGTATTGGTTGATTCATAGAGTCAACCATTCCCATACTATTCTCACCTCACTCCGGCGGCGACTTGGTCGCCCCTTGACTCTTGACCCTCTCGTGGAGAACGTGAAGGGACAAGGGGGTGATCTTTCTCGCCTGATCGTTCCTAAAGAGAAGAGATATCAGAAGAGCGGAAGTTCTCGGCTCTAGAGCACCCTCATCGCTCCATCTCGATGCCCTTGGTCTCTGGGCAGAACATGATGGCCAAGAGGGAGATGGCGCAGTAGACTACTATCATCAGCGACACATACGGCCAGCCTTGGATAGCGCCGCCCGCGGACGAAATGAGGGCCGCGGCGATTAGTGGAGCCAATCCTCCTCCCAGGAAGATGCCGATGCTGTGGCTGAGGCCGACGCCTGAGAACCTGTAGACCGAAGGGAAGAGTTCGCTGAACCACGTTGTGGCCAGCGCAGTGTTGACGGTTGTCGTCAGGAGAAGCAGGATCACCCCAATTGTGATGAACAAAGAGCTCTTCGTGTTGAGCAGGATGAAGAACGGGAACGCCATGAGGGCAGGAGCGAGGGCCCCGGCCAGCATCACGAGCTTCCTGCCTACCTTGTCAGCGATGATCATGAACCCAATCACCTCGAAGATGGCTATGATTCCGGCAATGACTATCCCGAGGATCAGCGGCGCGGATGGAGCCCCCAAAATTGCCAAGTATCCCGACGCGAATGTAGTGAGAACGAAGAATGCAGCAGATGTGGACATCGCGGTCAGCGAGAGGAGGAGGACAAGCCTCCATTGCTCCTTGAGGACCCTTACAGCCGGCATCCTCAGAGTCTTCTTCCTCGCAACCATTGACATGAATATCTCGGTCTCTGAGAACGAGTACCTCGCTATCGCCGCAATGATGAGTCCTGCGGCGCCCAGCATGAAGCAGATTCTCCAGCCAATTGCGAAGAACTGGGCATGGCCAAGAATCCCGAGCAGTGTTACGAAGGTCGCGGATGCGACGACTGCGCCGATTATCTGTCCCTGTCCGACCCAACTACCCCAGAAAGCCCTCCACTTCGACTTGCTCGCCTGCTCAGTTATCCAGGTAGACGCTCCTCCCCACTCCCCGCCGAACCCGAAGCCGTGCAGGAACCGGAAGATGACGATGAGAACCCCGCCGAAGATGCCAATCTGAACGTACCCGGGCGTGAGAGCAATCCCCACCGCCCCAATGCCTGAGGTAACCAAAGTGAACACGAGCGCAAATAGCCTCCCCCTAGTATCTCCGTAGTGCCCGAAAGCGAAGGCGCCCAAGGGCTGCGACAGCATCCCGACCAAGAACGTGCTGACTGAGAGCACGAGTGCAGACAGCGGGTTGACATTTGGGAAGAAGATCGACGGCCAAACCGCACCTGCAGCGAGGGCAGCCAGGATCAGGCTGTAGTTCTCGACGGCTGTTCCGACGAAGGACATTGCCGCGACCGAGGCGTTGGTATGGACATGAGGGGCGGCGATGCTCCCTGATTTTGGTAGCGTTTGTCCCTCCAACTTCTCCTCACCCTTGAGGCTGGGCCTCAGGCGGTGAGTATTTGACCCAAGGGATGATTTTCGGACGTGAAAATCACCAATGAGAATCAGGCCGCCGACTTATATCCTCTGGAACAGCGCACAAATCAATGAATAGAGCAACGTACGAGGAGCTGCTGGAGCTCTGCAGATACAGGAGGAGCATACGCAAATTCAAGCCTGACCCACTCCCACAGGGAACGGCAGAGAAGATTCTCGAAGTGGCCAGGCTCAGCATGTCGGGGGCGAACTCCCAGTCCTGGGAGTTCATGGTGGTCCAAGACAGAAAGACGATCAGGAAAGTGCAGAAGGAGTTCGTGAAGCAGTTCGTAGCGATCTGGAGCATCGAGCAGATGCGCGAACGGAAGTATAGGCACCCTGCGTTCAACGTCGGGGACGAGGAGAGGGACAAGGCAGCGAAGATGCTTGCTACTTGGGGGGAGGCGCCCTTGCTCATAATCCCGCTCTACGACCCGAGGAAGCAGTTTGGGTCTGTGCTGATTGCCCAAGGCGAGTCAATCATGGCGGGGGAGGTCACCGGCATCCTCGGCGCGTCTTCGCACGGCC harbors:
- a CDS encoding TRAM domain-containing protein gives rise to the protein MSFGQRGGYGNRGGFGRGSGSFNKPVEVGKEYNVSISDTSKRGEGIARVDGFVVFVPGTKQGQNVRIRVTQVSERFASGQVVQSSEATAAPASESTGKTTS
- a CDS encoding MFS transporter produces the protein MSFVGTAVENYSLILAALAAGAVWPSIFFPNVNPLSALVLSVSTFLVGMLSQPLGAFAFGHYGDTRGRLFALVFTLVTSGIGAVGIALTPGYVQIGIFGGVLIVIFRFLHGFGFGGEWGGASTWITEQASKSKWRAFWGSWVGQGQIIGAVVASATFVTLLGILGHAQFFAIGWRICFMLGAAGLIIAAIARYSFSETEIFMSMVARKKTLRMPAVRVLKEQWRLVLLLSLTAMSTSAAFFVLTTFASGYLAILGAPSAPLILGIVIAGIIAIFEVIGFMIIADKVGRKLVMLAGALAPALMAFPFFILLNTKSSLFITIGVILLLLTTTVNTALATTWFSELFPSVYRFSGVGLSHSIGIFLGGGLAPLIAAALISSAGGAIQGWPYVSLMIVVYCAISLLAIMFCPETKGIEMER
- a CDS encoding nitroreductase family protein produces the protein MNRATYEELLELCRYRRSIRKFKPDPLPQGTAEKILEVARLSMSGANSQSWEFMVVQDRKTIRKVQKEFVKQFVAIWSIEQMRERKYRHPAFNVGDEERDKAAKMLATWGEAPLLIIPLYDPRKQFGSVLIAQGESIMAGEVTGILGASSHGHMNMLIHLAAASLGLGSRRVDIVRQLGYREILGYPEPLQAGPIIPIGYRAYEPGPSTPNRWPLEKLVHYDKYDMRLFLKDEDVPKYILAIRKMTKAAYRVALDEK